One region of Oxalobacteraceae sp. CFBP 8761 genomic DNA includes:
- a CDS encoding EAL domain-containing protein — MPRRLPRSLTLAAALTLGGGMAASFGLFIGVSHLEYDNMALAFGQRADQRVAAVHQGMGQAFEVLAVTNQLFSRGEPVSRERFADFTSALLERHRFIQAFNFHRVVPGSERAVIEAELQRVRPGTILTEMTASGLAPAPLRTGYHVIEYVEPMAGNEAAFGLNLSHNAAVMGALELARSTGQPAASGVFALAQAPASKASFDLVQPVFDKQGVMRGNTAVVVRGQELVRESLAAAGLLGGGDIFVSVYASDHADPAALLFSNGPTSSASRHEFAGWLRPDHGLHSTVLHAGGRPWRVEVAAAPRPFLADHLASLSLLCGGILVTLMGAAFVQSAGERARKVQQLVRQRTSELRRSNRQLIDDMVARERAEKALLHSEQRFRQLVSMSSDWYWEQDAELRFTMITGGFTEKSGVAVQGLIGKTRWEYVPGLLDSESGRTHLAKMQAREAFNNLEYQVLDDNGNARWFCVNGEPVFDDAGVLTGYRGTGSDITERKLTEQRVHHVAQHDVLTGLPNRSLLQDRLSQSIAFASRSDRPVWVMLIDLDRFKFVNDSMGHKAGDVLLVTVAARLRAALRDADTVARLSGDEFVVILNEHADEPLSPAVVQRIMDAVAQPVMLGNKEFFVTCSVGVAVFPTEGTLSENLIEHADIAMYRAKKLGRNNFQFFTPSMNDEAMERVRIEGALRNALERDEFVLHYQPQVDMKTGQIVGMEALIRWNHPELGMVPPGRFVGVAEETGLIVPIGAWVMRTACAQNKAWQVAGYPRLRVAVNLSARQFGAANLMASLEATLQETGLDAACLEIELTESLFMSDVTPAVELLHRMKALGINLSIDDFGTGYSSFSYLSRFPIDVLKIDRSFVADITHDANDAAIVTSIIALAHNLKLAVIAEGVETLAQLDYLRSHGCDEMQGYYFSKPVPADQFEALLAEGRCLPAPTPSPAPETLPA; from the coding sequence ATGCCGCGCCGACTGCCTCGTTCACTGACTCTCGCGGCAGCCCTCACGCTCGGGGGCGGCATGGCCGCTTCGTTCGGCCTGTTCATCGGTGTCAGCCACCTCGAATACGACAATATGGCGCTCGCGTTCGGCCAGCGCGCCGACCAGCGCGTGGCGGCGGTGCATCAGGGCATGGGCCAGGCGTTCGAAGTTCTGGCCGTCACCAACCAGCTGTTTTCCAGGGGCGAGCCCGTGAGCCGCGAGCGGTTCGCCGACTTCACGTCCGCCCTGCTCGAGCGCCACCGCTTCATCCAGGCGTTCAATTTCCACCGCGTCGTGCCGGGCAGTGAACGCGCCGTGATCGAGGCCGAGCTGCAGCGCGTACGTCCCGGTACGATCCTGACCGAGATGACAGCCAGCGGCCTGGCGCCGGCGCCGCTGCGCACCGGCTACCACGTCATCGAATACGTCGAACCGATGGCCGGCAACGAAGCGGCCTTCGGCCTGAACCTGTCCCACAACGCCGCCGTCATGGGCGCGCTCGAACTGGCGCGCAGCACGGGCCAGCCAGCCGCCAGCGGCGTGTTCGCGCTGGCCCAGGCGCCGGCGAGCAAGGCCAGCTTCGACCTGGTGCAGCCGGTGTTCGACAAGCAGGGCGTCATGCGTGGCAACACCGCCGTCGTCGTCCGGGGCCAGGAACTCGTGCGCGAATCGCTTGCCGCCGCCGGCCTGCTGGGTGGTGGCGACATCTTCGTGTCGGTGTATGCAAGCGACCATGCCGACCCTGCCGCCCTGCTGTTCTCGAACGGCCCCACGTCGAGCGCATCGCGCCACGAATTTGCCGGCTGGTTGCGTCCCGACCATGGCCTGCACAGCACCGTGCTGCACGCGGGCGGGCGGCCCTGGCGCGTCGAGGTCGCTGCGGCGCCGCGGCCGTTTCTGGCTGACCACCTTGCCTCGCTGTCGCTGCTGTGCGGGGGCATCCTTGTCACGCTGATGGGCGCCGCCTTCGTGCAGTCGGCCGGCGAGCGGGCGCGCAAGGTGCAGCAACTGGTGCGCCAGCGCACGTCGGAACTGCGCCGCAGCAACCGCCAGCTGATCGACGACATGGTCGCGCGCGAGCGCGCCGAAAAAGCGCTGCTGCACAGCGAGCAGCGTTTCCGCCAGCTGGTGTCGATGTCGTCGGACTGGTACTGGGAGCAGGACGCCGAGCTGCGCTTCACGATGATCACCGGCGGCTTCACCGAAAAATCGGGCGTCGCCGTGCAGGGCCTGATCGGCAAGACGCGCTGGGAATACGTGCCGGGCCTCCTCGACAGCGAAAGCGGCCGCACCCACCTGGCCAAGATGCAGGCGCGCGAGGCGTTCAACAATCTTGAATACCAGGTGCTCGACGACAATGGCAACGCGCGCTGGTTCTGCGTCAATGGCGAACCGGTGTTCGACGACGCGGGCGTGCTCACCGGCTACCGCGGTACCGGCAGCGACATCACCGAGCGCAAGCTGACCGAGCAGCGCGTGCACCACGTGGCCCAGCACGACGTGCTCACCGGCCTGCCCAACCGTTCGCTGCTGCAGGACCGCCTGAGCCAGTCGATCGCGTTTGCCAGCCGCAGCGACCGGCCGGTGTGGGTCATGCTGATCGACCTGGACCGCTTCAAGTTCGTCAACGACAGCATGGGCCACAAGGCCGGCGACGTGCTGCTGGTAACGGTGGCGGCGCGCCTGCGCGCGGCGCTGCGCGATGCCGATACCGTGGCGCGCCTGTCGGGCGACGAATTTGTCGTGATCCTCAACGAGCATGCCGACGAGCCGCTCTCGCCTGCCGTCGTGCAGCGGATCATGGACGCCGTCGCCCAGCCGGTCATGCTCGGCAACAAGGAGTTCTTCGTGACCTGCTCGGTCGGCGTGGCCGTGTTCCCGACCGAAGGCACGCTGAGCGAAAACCTGATCGAGCACGCTGACATCGCCATGTACCGCGCCAAGAAGCTGGGGCGCAACAACTTCCAGTTCTTCACGCCGAGCATGAACGACGAGGCGATGGAACGGGTGCGTATCGAAGGCGCGCTGCGCAATGCGCTCGAACGCGACGAATTCGTGCTGCATTACCAGCCGCAGGTGGACATGAAGACGGGTCAGATCGTCGGCATGGAAGCGCTGATCCGCTGGAACCATCCCGAACTGGGCATGGTGCCGCCGGGGCGCTTTGTCGGCGTGGCCGAAGAGACCGGGCTGATCGTGCCGATCGGCGCCTGGGTCATGCGCACCGCCTGTGCCCAGAACAAGGCCTGGCAGGTTGCCGGCTACCCGCGCCTGCGGGTGGCAGTGAACCTGTCGGCCCGCCAGTTCGGCGCGGCCAACTTGATGGCCAGCCTGGAAGCGACGCTGCAGGAGACGGGGCTCGATGCGGCCTGCCTGGAGATCGAGCTGACCGAAAGCCTGTTCATGAGCGACGTCACGCCGGCGGTGGAGTTGCTGCACCGGATGAAGGCGCTCGGGATCAATCTGTCCATCGACGACTTCGGCACCGGGTATTCGAGCTTCTCGTACCTGTCGCGCTTCCCGATCGACGTGCTCAAGATCGACCGCTCCTTTGTGGCCGACATCACGCACGACGCCAATGACGCGGCCATCGTCACGTCGATCATCGCGCTGGCCCACAATCTGAAGCTGGCCGTGATCGCCGAAGGCGTCGAGACACTGGCGCAGCTCGATTACCTGCGCAGCCACGGCTGCGACGAAATGCAGGGCTACTACTTCAGCAAGCCGGTGCCGGCCGACCAGTTCGAAGCGCTGCTGGCCGAAGGCCGCTGCCTGCCGGCGCCAACGCCATCGCCAGCGCCCGAGACGTTACCCGCCTAG
- a CDS encoding neutral zinc metallopeptidase: protein MRWDGDRESSNVEDRRGDSGGGGGGGFGIGGRSIGIGTIVIALVGSYFLGVSPATILSLLSGGGAPQVQQSSQPRAAPADDRESKFVRTTLAYTEDAWTQIFTEQNAQYQPAKLVLFDGRTNTSCGVGQSATGPFYCPADASVYIDLDFFRTMQQRFNAGGEFAQAYVIAHEVGHHVQNLLGMSDKVNAAQQNASEKQGNILSVKLELQADCFAGVWAKRTDQRAKILEQGDVEAALNAASAIGDDALQKQSRGVVVPDSFTHGTSAQRVRWFERGLESGEVASCNTFDAKNL, encoded by the coding sequence ATGCGTTGGGATGGTGACCGTGAAAGCAGCAATGTCGAAGACCGTCGGGGCGACAGTGGCGGGGGAGGTGGTGGTGGCTTCGGCATTGGCGGGCGCTCGATCGGCATCGGCACCATCGTCATCGCACTGGTGGGTTCCTACTTTTTGGGCGTCTCGCCGGCCACGATCCTGAGCCTGCTGTCGGGTGGCGGCGCGCCGCAGGTGCAGCAATCGTCGCAACCGCGCGCGGCGCCTGCCGACGATCGCGAAAGCAAGTTCGTGCGCACCACGCTGGCCTACACCGAAGATGCATGGACCCAGATCTTCACCGAACAGAATGCGCAATACCAGCCGGCCAAGCTCGTGCTGTTCGACGGCCGCACCAACACCTCCTGCGGTGTCGGCCAGAGTGCGACCGGGCCGTTCTACTGCCCGGCCGATGCATCGGTGTACATCGACCTCGATTTCTTCCGCACGATGCAGCAGCGCTTCAACGCTGGCGGCGAATTTGCGCAGGCGTACGTGATCGCGCACGAGGTCGGCCACCACGTCCAAAACCTGCTCGGAATGTCCGACAAGGTAAATGCGGCTCAGCAGAACGCGTCGGAAAAGCAGGGCAATATCCTGTCGGTCAAGCTCGAACTGCAAGCTGACTGCTTCGCCGGTGTCTGGGCCAAGCGCACCGATCAGCGTGCGAAGATCCTGGAGCAGGGCGATGTCGAAGCTGCCCTGAACGCCGCGAGCGCCATCGGCGACGATGCGCTGCAAAAGCAGTCACGCGGCGTGGTGGTGCCAGACTCGTTCACACACGGCACGTCGGCGCAGCGCGTTCGCTGGTTCGAACGTGGCCTGGAGAGTGGTGAAGTGGCTTCATGCAATACTTTTGATGCCAAAAATCTATAA
- a CDS encoding glutathione-dependent formaldehyde dehydrogenase codes for MLAMNYRGPYRVRADQKPEPVIEHPGDAIVRVTRACICGSDLHLYHGLVPDTRVGHTFGHEFIGIVEEIGSDVHKLKVGDKVLVPFNVFCGSCFFCQHELYGNCNNTNAQSTAVGAIYGYSHTAGGYDGGQAEYVRVPMADVGPMIIPEDIHDDDAVLLTDALPTGYQAAEMGDIKEGDTVVVFGAGPVGIFAAKSAWLMGAGRVIVVDEIEYRLEFVKNYAQCEVVNFKEVRDMALHIKKMTDWMGADVCIDAVGCEAAGNTMQTITGVYTMMQAGAATVLHWCINSVRKGGNVSIVGVYGPTFNAVPIGNALNKGLTLRMNQASVRRHLPRLIEHIRAGRIDPKAIITHRVPLEEVSDAYHIFSSKLDNCIKTILIPPRANEVRAVKASIAA; via the coding sequence ATGCTTGCCATGAACTACCGCGGGCCCTACCGTGTCCGCGCCGACCAGAAGCCCGAGCCGGTGATCGAACACCCCGGTGACGCCATCGTGCGCGTCACCCGCGCCTGCATCTGCGGTTCCGACCTGCACCTGTACCACGGCCTCGTGCCCGATACCCGCGTGGGCCACACCTTTGGCCACGAATTCATCGGCATCGTCGAAGAAATCGGGTCGGATGTCCACAAGCTCAAGGTGGGCGACAAGGTGCTGGTGCCGTTCAACGTCTTTTGTGGCTCCTGCTTCTTTTGCCAGCATGAGTTATACGGCAATTGCAACAATACGAATGCGCAATCGACTGCAGTAGGGGCGATCTACGGTTACTCGCACACGGCCGGTGGCTATGATGGTGGCCAGGCCGAGTACGTGCGCGTACCGATGGCCGACGTCGGCCCGATGATCATCCCGGAAGACATCCATGACGATGACGCCGTGCTGCTTACCGACGCGCTGCCTACCGGCTACCAGGCGGCCGAAATGGGCGACATCAAGGAAGGCGACACGGTCGTCGTGTTTGGCGCCGGGCCGGTCGGCATCTTTGCCGCCAAATCGGCCTGGTTGATGGGCGCGGGCCGCGTGATCGTCGTCGACGAGATCGAATACCGCCTCGAATTCGTCAAGAACTACGCGCAGTGCGAAGTGGTCAACTTCAAGGAAGTGCGCGACATGGCGCTGCACATCAAGAAAATGACCGACTGGATGGGCGCCGACGTCTGCATCGACGCGGTCGGCTGCGAAGCGGCGGGCAACACGATGCAGACGATCACGGGCGTCTACACGATGATGCAGGCTGGCGCCGCGACCGTACTTCACTGGTGCATCAACTCGGTGCGCAAGGGCGGCAATGTGTCGATCGTCGGCGTGTATGGACCGACTTTCAATGCGGTCCCGATCGGCAATGCGCTGAACAAGGGGCTGACACTGCGCATGAACCAGGCCAGCGTGCGCCGCCATCTGCCGCGCTTGATCGAGCACATCCGTGCCGGCCGCATCGATCCGAAAGCCATCATCACGCACCGCGTGCCGCTGGAAGAAGTATCGGATGCGTATCACATCTTCTCGAGCAAGCTCGATAACTGCATCAAGACGATCCTGATTCCGCCGCGTGCGAACGAAGTACGCGCCGTCAAGGCCAGCATCGCAGCGTAA
- a CDS encoding fused MFS/spermidine synthase, with amino-acid sequence MPAPQHLPEPPAAAAPLVVSDGKHRTLAFTPGDVQSEMLLARPDALVLDYTRAMMCFTLFAPRPRHIVMVGLGGGSLAKFCYRHFPQARITVLEIRADVIALRDLFCLPPDDERLRVLHCDAADYLARTPGDADVLLVDGFDRGGLPPALASRAFYAACRRALRPGGVLVANIFTYDPDYVSFLQRLQHAFDGRVIWFREIAGNNRILFAVRPATPPLRGERLLVRLARGGRDCSGIGFGWVNRLLARGMVAWLARRRG; translated from the coding sequence ATGCCCGCGCCCCAACATCTTCCTGAACCACCTGCCGCCGCTGCGCCCCTGGTCGTGAGCGACGGCAAGCACCGCACCCTCGCATTCACACCTGGCGATGTGCAAAGCGAGATGCTGCTGGCACGGCCCGACGCCCTCGTCCTCGATTACACCCGCGCCATGATGTGCTTTACGCTGTTCGCGCCGCGCCCGCGCCACATCGTGATGGTGGGCCTGGGCGGCGGCTCGCTAGCCAAGTTCTGCTACCGCCACTTTCCCCAGGCCCGCATCACGGTGCTCGAGATCCGCGCCGACGTGATCGCGCTGCGCGACCTGTTCTGCCTGCCGCCAGATGATGAACGCCTGCGGGTCCTGCATTGCGACGCGGCCGACTACCTGGCGCGCACGCCCGGGGATGCCGATGTGCTGCTGGTGGATGGCTTCGACCGGGGTGGCTTGCCGCCGGCGCTGGCCAGCCGCGCGTTCTACGCAGCCTGCCGCCGTGCGCTGCGTCCCGGCGGTGTGCTGGTGGCCAATATCTTCACCTACGACCCCGACTATGTGTCTTTCTTACAACGGTTGCAGCATGCCTTTGATGGGCGCGTGATCTGGTTCCGGGAGATCGCCGGCAACAACCGGATCCTGTTTGCCGTGCGCCCCGCGACCCCGCCTTTACGCGGAGAACGCCTGTTGGTACGCCTTGCACGGGGCGGCCGGGACTGCAGCGGCATCGGTTTCGGCTGGGTCAACCGGCTGCTCGCGCGCGGCATGGTGGCCTGGCTGGCGCGGCGCCGCGGCTAG
- a CDS encoding 2Fe-2S iron-sulfur cluster binding domain-containing protein: MDQPVYTVTVMPLGAPVAVGASTTLLHALEAAGIELPSSCRNGTCRTCLCRLRAGKVAYTVEWPGLSAEERRDGDILPCVALARDDLVLDVPLARRVPTGRD; this comes from the coding sequence ATGGATCAGCCTGTTTACACTGTTACCGTCATGCCACTGGGCGCCCCTGTCGCCGTTGGCGCGTCCACGACCTTGCTGCATGCGCTCGAGGCCGCCGGCATCGAGCTGCCCAGCTCATGTCGCAATGGAACCTGCCGCACTTGCCTGTGCCGCCTGCGCGCCGGCAAGGTGGCGTACACGGTCGAGTGGCCCGGCCTGTCGGCTGAGGAGCGGCGAGACGGCGACATCCTGCCCTGCGTGGCGCTGGCGCGCGACGATCTGGTGCTGGACGTCCCGCTGGCGCGGCGCGTCCCTACCGGGCGGGATTAG
- a CDS encoding murein L,D-transpeptidase: protein MNKITALTLIAALGGTLTHAIAQQPAPLPPAAQPATTAQNTTMSTAVTAAPGAVQDPAIAEQAEFEKLLRAQVLLERAYLSPGELDGAYGSNMRQALNTFQAVRKLPVTGKLDDATWNALATDTTPTLAEYALIAEDVEGPFQPVPDTMMEKAKLAQLGYANVLEGLGEKFHASPELLQRLNPGKTFARAGERIMVPNVSGKEPLAQATKVVVRDGAKTLQLFDASGRLLAQYPASTGSSRDPLPIGTWKIEGVHANPVYNYNPKLFWDAKPGDKATPVKPGPNNPVGVMWIDLSKPHYGIHGTPVPGHVGKTESHGCIRLTNWSAAEVGAAVSAGTEVILQK, encoded by the coding sequence ATGAACAAGATAACCGCCCTGACCCTGATCGCCGCCCTTGGAGGCACGCTGACCCATGCCATCGCGCAACAGCCTGCCCCGCTGCCACCAGCCGCCCAACCGGCGACGACAGCCCAGAACACGACGATGTCGACGGCGGTAACCGCTGCGCCCGGCGCCGTGCAAGACCCGGCGATCGCCGAGCAGGCAGAATTCGAAAAACTGCTGCGCGCCCAGGTGCTGCTGGAGCGCGCCTATCTGTCTCCAGGCGAACTGGACGGTGCCTATGGCTCGAACATGCGCCAGGCCCTGAACACGTTCCAGGCCGTGCGCAAGCTGCCGGTCACCGGCAAGCTCGATGATGCGACCTGGAATGCCCTCGCCACCGACACGACGCCCACCCTGGCCGAGTACGCGCTGATCGCCGAAGACGTCGAAGGCCCGTTCCAGCCAGTACCGGACACGATGATGGAAAAGGCCAAGCTGGCCCAGCTGGGTTACGCCAACGTGCTCGAAGGCCTGGGCGAAAAATTCCACGCCAGCCCGGAACTGCTGCAGCGCCTGAATCCAGGCAAGACCTTTGCCCGCGCGGGCGAACGCATCATGGTGCCGAACGTGAGTGGCAAGGAGCCACTGGCCCAGGCCACCAAGGTCGTCGTGCGCGATGGCGCCAAGACGCTGCAACTGTTTGATGCGTCGGGCCGCCTGCTGGCCCAGTATCCGGCCTCGACCGGCAGCAGCCGTGATCCGCTGCCGATCGGTACCTGGAAGATCGAGGGCGTGCACGCCAATCCGGTCTACAACTACAACCCCAAACTGTTCTGGGACGCCAAGCCGGGCGACAAGGCAACCCCGGTCAAGCCGGGCCCGAACAACCCGGTCGGCGTGATGTGGATCGACCTGTCCAAGCCGCACTACGGCATCCACGGCACGCCAGTGCCGGGCCACGTGGGCAAGACCGAATCGCACGGCTGCATCCGCCTGACCAACTGGAGCGCCGCCGAAGTGGGCGCTGCCGTGTCGGCTGGCACCGAAGTGATCCTGCAAAAATAA
- a CDS encoding alpha/beta hydrolase, with the protein MRFSSLLFALALGAASSAHAAPMKLDDYLALRGPAPTTKLAYGPAPSQYAELFVPPGAGPFPVAVLVHGGCWNSKFGGITQFRNMAGALAARGIAVWNVEYRRIDEPGGGYPGMYLDMHAALDLLAAHAPAHKLDLERIVAVGHSAGGQLVQWIAGRARIPAGSPLHHANPLKIDRIVSLGGLADLRHEAALIKSSCDRDLAQLAGTPSAARPDVLVDTNAADLMPNGSRTWLVTGALDTISPPRVAHDYAARAAKLGDVADVVILPEASHYDEVATSSPAWPTVLKVIEGALGLSTETP; encoded by the coding sequence ATGCGCTTTTCCAGCCTGCTGTTTGCCCTCGCGCTTGGCGCCGCCTCGAGCGCCCACGCCGCCCCGATGAAACTCGACGACTACCTGGCCCTGCGCGGCCCTGCCCCGACCACCAAGCTCGCCTATGGCCCCGCGCCGTCGCAATACGCGGAACTGTTCGTGCCGCCCGGCGCCGGCCCGTTCCCCGTGGCGGTGCTCGTGCACGGTGGCTGCTGGAACAGCAAGTTCGGCGGCATCACGCAATTTCGCAATATGGCCGGCGCGCTGGCCGCTCGCGGCATCGCGGTCTGGAACGTCGAATACCGTCGCATCGATGAACCGGGTGGTGGCTACCCTGGCATGTACCTCGACATGCATGCCGCGCTCGACCTGCTGGCAGCGCATGCGCCCGCGCACAAGCTCGACCTCGAACGCATCGTCGCCGTCGGCCACTCGGCTGGCGGCCAGCTGGTGCAATGGATCGCGGGCCGCGCGCGTATCCCGGCCGGCAGCCCGCTGCACCATGCCAATCCACTCAAGATCGACCGTATCGTGAGTCTTGGCGGCCTGGCCGACCTGCGACACGAAGCGGCGCTGATCAAGTCGAGCTGCGACCGCGATCTCGCACAACTGGCCGGCACCCCGAGCGCTGCGCGGCCCGACGTATTGGTCGATACCAATGCCGCCGACCTGATGCCCAATGGCAGCCGCACCTGGCTCGTGACGGGGGCGCTCGACACGATTTCGCCGCCGCGCGTGGCGCACGACTACGCAGCGCGCGCAGCCAAGCTGGGGGATGTGGCAGACGTGGTGATCCTGCCCGAGGCCAGCCATTACGATGAGGTGGCAACGAGTTCGCCGGCGTGGCCGACGGTGCTGAAAGTGATCGAGGGAGCGCTGGGCTTGAGTACAGAAACGCCGTAG
- a CDS encoding M4 family metallopeptidase encodes MIPQPLFRAVLLGAAIALAPGVHGAPMMSAPLKLDSQAQTQVITQLTARRPAIGLDADHGYRVVAQHPGVQGTHVVRAAHLYKGVRIFGSESVVVLDARRQIVSESASPRRLQLGRGAAGALSPVTTGFDTTPVIKRKAAITAAIKGSPSRAVNVKLPTAELVIYPVMRDERAPGAVAKPDNELNALDLVETVDRYALAWHVRVRMRSGEQPIFYDVIVDARTGNVIDRWNALQTVEGVGRSQYSGNVPLSTSFDGNVYQLLDPQRGKGGTFGAMAITNANHATTSGRVYTNSSNTWGDGKQFVEGGSTTGANGQTAAVNAMWGLMNTYDLHLNVLGWRALDGQDTASHIAVHVNRGYDNAYYSDTCHCMFIGDGTFFTNLAAIDVVGHEMGHGITAATSNLVYTGESGGLNESSSDIAGEVVEAYARAGGKGEVVPELGNDWMLGSEIARDGKPLRWMIKPSKDGNSRDAWSTSLKRLDVHYSSGPNNRMFYFLARGSAVDKTNDAWSEYLKRRPVAMTGIGIDKAFRIWFRANTTKFTASTNYADARAKMIESAGELYGTGSREVVAVTRAYAAINVGADIDELATGPGAGPAAAVLTAVITDRSSVETD; translated from the coding sequence ATGATTCCTCAACCGTTGTTCAGGGCAGTTCTGCTGGGTGCCGCCATCGCGCTGGCGCCCGGCGTCCACGGCGCGCCGATGATGAGCGCGCCACTGAAGTTGGACTCGCAGGCGCAGACGCAGGTCATCACCCAGCTGACCGCGCGCCGGCCGGCGATCGGCCTTGATGCCGATCACGGCTACCGCGTCGTCGCGCAGCACCCCGGCGTGCAGGGCACGCACGTGGTTCGGGCGGCGCACCTGTACAAGGGCGTGCGCATCTTCGGCTCCGAATCGGTGGTGGTGCTCGATGCGCGCCGGCAGATCGTGTCCGAAAGCGCCTCGCCCCGCCGCCTGCAGCTTGGGCGCGGCGCGGCGGGTGCGCTGAGTCCCGTCACCACCGGCTTCGACACCACGCCGGTCATCAAGCGCAAGGCGGCCATCACCGCCGCCATCAAGGGCAGTCCGTCCCGCGCCGTCAATGTCAAGCTTCCTACTGCCGAACTCGTGATCTATCCCGTGATGCGCGACGAGCGCGCACCTGGCGCCGTGGCCAAGCCCGATAATGAACTCAATGCGCTCGACCTGGTCGAAACAGTCGACCGCTACGCGCTCGCCTGGCACGTGCGCGTGCGCATGCGCAGCGGCGAGCAGCCGATCTTCTATGACGTCATCGTCGATGCGCGCACGGGCAACGTCATCGATCGCTGGAACGCGCTGCAAACGGTGGAAGGCGTCGGTCGCAGCCAGTACAGCGGTAACGTGCCGCTCAGTACGTCATTCGATGGCAACGTGTACCAACTGCTCGACCCCCAGCGCGGCAAGGGCGGCACGTTCGGCGCGATGGCAATCACCAACGCGAACCACGCCACCACCAGCGGGCGCGTCTACACCAACAGCAGCAACACCTGGGGCGACGGCAAGCAGTTCGTCGAGGGCGGCAGCACGACAGGCGCCAATGGCCAGACCGCGGCCGTCAACGCCATGTGGGGCCTGATGAATACCTATGACCTGCACCTGAACGTGCTGGGCTGGCGCGCGCTCGACGGCCAGGATACGGCCTCGCACATCGCCGTGCATGTCAACCGCGGCTACGACAACGCCTACTACAGCGACACCTGCCACTGCATGTTCATCGGCGATGGCACGTTCTTCACGAACCTGGCGGCGATCGACGTGGTCGGTCATGAAATGGGGCACGGCATCACGGCAGCCACATCGAACCTGGTCTACACGGGCGAATCAGGCGGGCTGAACGAATCGAGTTCGGACATCGCAGGCGAAGTCGTCGAAGCGTATGCACGTGCCGGCGGGAAGGGGGAGGTCGTGCCCGAGCTGGGCAACGACTGGATGCTGGGCAGCGAGATCGCCCGCGACGGCAAGCCGCTGCGCTGGATGATCAAGCCAAGCAAGGATGGCAATAGTCGCGACGCCTGGAGTACAAGCCTCAAGCGGCTGGACGTGCACTACAGCAGCGGCCCGAATAACCGGATGTTCTATTTCCTGGCGCGCGGTTCAGCGGTCGACAAGACGAATGACGCGTGGAGCGAATACCTGAAGCGGCGCCCGGTGGCGATGACGGGCATTGGCATCGACAAGGCATTCCGGATCTGGTTCCGTGCGAACACGACCAAGTTCACGGCCAGCACCAATTACGCCGATGCGCGGGCGAAGATGATCGAGTCGGCGGGGGAGTTGTACGGGACGGGAAGCCGCGAAGTCGTCGCGGTCACGCGCGCCTATGCGGCAATCAATGTCGGGGCCGACATCGACGAACTGGCGACCGGGCCCGGTGCCGGGCCGGCCGCCGCAGTGCTCACTGCAGTCATTACTGATCGCTCATCAGTGGAAACGGATTGA
- a CDS encoding M23 family metallopeptidase, protein MKWLITFVLGVLVGAAILFVALQDVPEKPASDVAATMPAAPGIPASQIEGQLPPAPVVVPNLEDADLPLRPTPDATAAAGAATPTTMPGKLLVPVQGIKSAQLTDTFYQPRGEQRQHEALDIMAPTGTPVVAVADGKVAKLFHSKPGGLTVYQFDPTEQFAYYYAHLDRYADGIAEGMEVKRGTLIGYVGVTGNSDPNAPHLHFAVVALTPEKQWWKGTPLNPFPLMSDQ, encoded by the coding sequence ATGAAATGGTTGATCACGTTTGTCCTTGGCGTGCTGGTCGGCGCCGCGATCCTGTTCGTGGCATTGCAGGACGTGCCTGAAAAGCCGGCGTCCGACGTTGCCGCCACGATGCCGGCAGCACCCGGCATTCCGGCCTCGCAGATCGAGGGCCAGCTGCCGCCGGCGCCGGTCGTGGTGCCGAACCTGGAAGATGCCGATCTGCCACTGCGCCCGACGCCTGACGCCACTGCCGCAGCAGGTGCTGCTACCCCGACAACGATGCCGGGCAAGCTGCTGGTGCCGGTGCAAGGCATCAAGTCGGCCCAGCTAACCGATACCTTCTACCAGCCGCGCGGTGAACAGCGCCAGCACGAGGCGCTCGACATCATGGCCCCGACCGGCACGCCCGTCGTCGCCGTGGCCGACGGCAAGGTCGCCAAGCTGTTTCACAGCAAGCCGGGCGGCCTGACGGTGTACCAGTTCGATCCAACCGAACAGTTCGCTTATTACTACGCCCACCTGGACCGCTACGCCGACGGCATCGCCGAAGGCATGGAAGTCAAGCGCGGCACGTTGATCGGTTATGTCGGCGTGACCGGCAATTCCGATCCGAACGCACCGCACCTGCACTTCGCCGTCGTCGCCCTGACGCCGGAGAAGCAGTGGTGGAAAGGCACGCCGCTCAATCCGTTTCCACTGATGAGCGATCAGTAA